The following proteins are encoded in a genomic region of Arachis stenosperma cultivar V10309 chromosome 4, arast.V10309.gnm1.PFL2, whole genome shotgun sequence:
- the LOC130975045 gene encoding uncharacterized protein LOC130975045 — protein MNLDELMRSGIIDESGQVVQNPCSTFSSNNPSFLFNTSSSMDNNNNNHHHLEQPNLPDTTTFEEILAHAEMINHNTSNNNYDVGNQGNNVLVDPKSFIGVDPIVMASHQANWLQIQYPSVQQHHQENVCHDFGDSKPVVNTPVMKTGHSDSSLEISMPVAAPAAMSSCTCSDSKGVVFGDCGRRSRKRGFSAEVQEQGIDRKQRRMAKNRESAAKSRAKKQVPIKHGFQLFSFLRA, from the coding sequence ATGAATTTGGATGAGCTTATGAGAAGTGGAATAATTGATGAGAGTGGACAAGTTGTGCAAAACCCTTGTTCAACTTTTTCATCTAATAATCCTTCATTTCTTTTTAACACGTCATCGTCAATggacaacaataacaacaaccaccaccacttGGAACAACCAAATTTACCGgacacaacaacctttgaagAGATTCTTGCCCATGCGGAAATGATCAATCATAATACTAGTAACAATAATTACGATGTTGGAAACCAAGGCAATAATGTTCTTGTTGACCCTAAGTCTTTTATTGGTGTTGATCCAATAGTCATGGCTTCTCATCAAGCTAATTGGTTGCAAATACAATATCCTTCCGTGCAACAACATCATCAAGAGAATGTGTGTCATGATTTTGGTGATTCAAAGCCAGTTGTTAACACTCCAGTGATGAAAACTGGTCACTCTGATTCGTCACTAGAGATTTCGATGCCGGTGGCCGCCCCAGCGGCCATGTCATCATGCACATGTTCAGATTCAAAGGGAGTTGTTTTCGGTGATTGTGGCCGCCGCAGCAGGAAGAGAGGGTTCTCAGCTGAGGTGCAAGAACAGGGCATTGACAGGAAGCAGAGGAGAATGGCCAAGAACCGAGAATCTGCTGCTAAGTCAAGAGCAAAGAAGCAGGTACCAATCAAGCATGGTTTtcaattattttcatttttgagAGCATAG